The following proteins come from a genomic window of Plasmodium vivax chromosome 3, whole genome shotgun sequence:
- a CDS encoding hypothetical protein, conserved (encoded by transcript PVX_096215A), with translation MKCALWLVALLCPVGWGGAAVGEVSVVGGASNGAANSAANNAAGDTPNSAANAANYVAGEELLHFANPDELYDLLAEEVEQVERSTAGGSLPVGTTQQGGPLEGSPKLKRRRGKTPKGLLKLGRVKRETFLKLYESAMSHFDVDGYGAFMQEVIARRRGSDEPGGGKRWRGTTRRSRPHCDRGVSSAVSSGVSSGVSGHKALATRVEYPGGAIRSAYGNNLSKWMKESLEDVESPASIKEPGLANMLMQSLTMVKGLIQSVASAVVDIVPPLIPPPVWINRPLPCLPMVTGKNCLGSILYPITAAEFVTSDITDSIMNGIISSFPSKYASKVGKTSDAQYRLCAMAYLGMYCASIFPICWMPIGLKVAETMSVCFPQCLATLIACPGFWIDDIEGPCSNASVPPFCSFSVFVNQKIVPPQLTSYDESHDYPATCPTSDDAYDSLEGLHQPEGGAHMESVYSKERESYSNVTLPVFPDLVARVYPDEGPTGEELPSCKCLQMGSLCRRHFAIPVLGRRHPVFSPAHEEPVELSPRQSRCCRLCRPIWRALSPR, from the coding sequence ATGAAGTGCGCCCTTTGGCTCGTGGCCCTGCTGTGCCCGGTGGGGTGGGGCGGAGCGGCGGTCGGCGAGGTTAGCGTGGTCGGCGGCGCGTCTAACGGTGCCGCGAACAGTGCCGCGAACAACGCGGCTGGCGACACCCCTAACAGTGCCGCTAACGCGGCGAACTACGTAGCTGGGGAGGAGCTCCTACACTTCGCGAACCCGGACGAGCTGTATGACCTCCTGGCAGAGGAGGTGGAGCAGGTCGAGCGGAGCACTGCAGGTGGGAGTCTCCCCGTGGGGACCACTCAACAGGGAGGCCCCCTCGAGGGAAGCCCCAAGCtgaagcggcggagggggaagacacCAAAGGGGTTGCTCAAACTGGGCCGAGTGAAAAGAGAAACCTTTCTGAAGCTTTACGAGTCGGCGATGAGCCACTTCGACGTGGACGGCTACGGCGCCTTCATGCAGGAGGTGATTGCTcgcaggagggggagcgACGAAccagggggagggaagcggtggagaggaACTACCAGGAGGTCCCGCCCTCACTGCGATCGGGGGGTTAGCAGCGCAGTTAGCAGCGGCGTTAGCAGCGGAGTAAGTGGCCATAAAGCTCTCGCGACTAGAGTGGAATACCCCGGGGGGGCGATCCGGTCGGCGTATGGAAACAACCTGAGCAAGTGGATGAAGGAGTCCCTGGAAGACGTAGAATCGCCTGCATCTATAAAAGAACCCGGGCTAGCCAATATGTTGATGCAGAGCCTGACCATGGTGAAGGGCTTAATCCAGTCAGTAGCAAGTGCAGTGGTAGATATAGTACCTCCCCTTATCCCCCCACCTGTATGGATCAACAGACCCCTCCCTTGTCTGCCAATGGTtacaggaaaaaattgcttagGGTCTATCCTCTACCCTATAACAGCTGCGGAGTTCGTTACATCTGACATAACGGATTCTATAATGAATGGAATCATTTCTAGCTTCCCGTCTAAGTATGCTTCAAAAGTGGGGAAAACGTCAGATGCACAGTATAGGCTATGTGCCATGGCCTACCTGGGCATGTATTGTGCTTCTATCTTTCCCATCTGTTGGATGCCCATCGGATTGAAAGTTGCAGAAACCATGTCTGTTTGCTTTCCCCAGTGTTTAGCTACCCTTATCGCTTGCCCCGGGTTCTGGATTGATGACATAGAAGGACCTTGCAGCAATGCATCTGTGCCTCCCTTCTGctccttttccgtttttgtTAATCAGAAGATTGTTCCTCCCCAGTTGACTTCCTACGATGAGTCGCATGATTATCCTGCCACGTGTCCTACGAGCGATGATGCGTATGACTCCTTGGAAGGGTTGCACCAACCGGAGGGTGGGGCACACATGGAGAGCGTTTACAGCAAGGAGAGGGAATCCTACTCGAATGTAACTCTCCCCGTGTTCCCCGATTTGGTTGCCAGGGTTTACCCTGATGAAGGACCCACTGGGGAAGAGCTACCCTCCTGCAAGTGTCTACAGATGGGCTCCCTTTGCAGGAGGCACTTTGCCATTCCCGTGCTCGGGAGGCGCCACCccgttttctcccccgcgCACGAGGAACCGGTGGAGCTTTCCCCCCGCCAGAGCCGCTGCTGCAGGCTCTGCAGGCCCATTTGGCGCGCCCTCTCCCCGCGGTAG
- a CDS encoding GTP-binding protein, putative (encoded by transcript PVX_096235A), which produces MAPKKKEEEQKVLLGRPKNTLKMGLVGLPNVGKSTTFNVLTKLNIPAENYPFCTIEPHEAKVTVEDERFDWLVSHFKPKSNVHAYLSIFDIAGLVKNAHLGEGLGNNFLSNIAAVDGIYHVVRAFENEDIIHTEGNINPVRDMEIINSELIYKDITHCEKNLEEVTKVLNRNKKDKIKQNEHDVLTVVLNFLKEHKWIKDGNWKASEIEVINEFNFLTAKPVVYLVNMSEADFIRQKNKHLAKIYNWVQEKNKGTIIPYCADMELKLLSMSEEEKNAYFKENNVKQSMLSKIIKTGYYEINLIHFFTCGPDEVKCWTIRKGTKAPQAAGVIHTDFEKGFICAEVYKYADLVEFKSEGEVKANGKYLQKGKDYVVEDGDIVFFKFNVSSSGKK; this is translated from the exons ATGGCAccaaagaagaaggaggaggagcagaaggTCCTGCTCGGAAG GCCCAAGAATACCCTCAAGATGGGATTAGTCGGCTTGCCCAACGTCG GCAAATCGACCACGTTCAACGTGCTGACGAAGCTGAACATCCCCGCGGAGAACTACCCCTTCTGCACCATCGAGCCGCACGAAGCCAAGGTGACGGTGGAGGACGAGCGCTTCGACTGGCTAGTGAGTCACTTCAAGCCCAAGAGCAACGTGCACGCCTACCTCTCCATTTTCGACATTGCGGGGCTGGTCAAAAACGCACACCTGGGGGAGGGCCTCGGCAACAACTTCCTCTCGAACATAGCGGCAGTGGATGGGATATACCACGTCGTGCGTGCATTTGAAAATGAAGACATCATCCACACGGAGGGGAACATAAATCCAGTGAGGGATATGGAGATAATAAATTCCGAGCTGATTTACAAGGACATCACTCACTGCGAAAAAAATCTGGAAGAAGTCACCAAGGTGTTAAAtaggaacaaaaaagataaaataaaacaaaacgaacATGACGTGTTAACAGTAGTGCTAAACTTTCTGAAGGAACATAAATGGATTAAGGATGGCAATTGGAAAGCTTCCGAAATTGAGGTAATCAacgaatttaattttttgaccGCCAAACCGGTGGTTTATTTGGTCAACATGAGTGAAGCGGATTTCATTCGCCAGAAGAATAAACACTTGGCCAAAATATACAATTGGGTACAGGAGAAAAACAAGGGGACGATTATCCCCTACTGTGCGGACATGGAGCTGAAGTTGCTGTCCATGagcgaagaggagaaaaacgcATATTTTAAAGAGAATAATGTAAAGCAGAGCATGTtaagtaaaattataaaaactgGCTACTATGAAATTAACttgattcatttttttacgtgtGGGCCGGATGAAGTCAAATGCTGGACGATACGGAAGGGGACGAAGGCGCCGCAGGCCGCGGGCGTCATTCACACCGACTTTGAGAAGGGCTTCATTTGCGCGGAGGTGTACAAGTACGCGGACTTGGTGGAGTTCAAGTCGGAGGGCGAGGTCAAGGCCAACGGCAAGTACCTGCAGAAGGGCAAGGACTACGTCGTGGAGGACGGCGACATCGTCTTCTTCAAGTTCAACGTGTCATCCTCGGGGAAGAAGTGA
- a CDS encoding hypothetical protein, conserved (encoded by transcript PVX_096210A): MHCLLSYETTERSFKSSVRNVSHRNKTSIFDAVGDERRDSNSSSTDKWRNKKMIAPPPGEIKQILQQEPFHLTSKRCGRRIHPEVASGSIFSKQRWYISPQYISPPPFSKHILLPTHPPPTNDDRRSSKKTSSYSLSSNPCRWGVDVLRYPLPPPRRNYRHVGNLSTCLVPNKSADTFIPKKSPSHYVTQLEKSLCPKESASTQGCSRKQIRSHPSKLEINCIPKDLEQSETKPACTPRRDNLNADLTPIDHVGRRPFHINTTCRNKQCSVAFDSAREPSPFRPGKRIGYLPAKREHSVVLC; this comes from the exons ATGCACTGTCTG CTCTCCTATGAGACGACCGAGAGGTCCTTCAAGAGCAGCGTTCGAAATGTGAGCCACCGAAATAAGACCTCCATCTTTGACGCAGTTGGAGATGAAAGAAGAG ACTCGAACAGCAGCTCCACCGATAAAtggaggaataaaaaaatgattgcaCCTCCCCCTGGAGAGATTAAGCAAATACTGCAGCAGGAGCCATTTCACCTGACGAGCAAACGGTGTGGAAGGAGGATTCACCCGGAGGTGGCAAGTGGAAGCATCTTCTCCAAGCAGAGGTGG TATATCTCTCCCCAGTATATCTCTCCCCCGCCCTTCTCCAAACACATCCTCCTCCCCACGCATCCTCCCCCCACCAACGACGACCGCCGCAGCTCGAAGAAGACGAGCAGCTACAGCCTCAGCAGCAACCCCTGCAGGTGGGGAGTCGACGTGCTTAGGTACCctttgccccccccgcggaggaACTACAGGCACGTGGGGAATTTATCG accTGCCTCGTGCCCAACAAAAGCGCCGACACGTTCATCCCCAAGAAGAGCCCGAGCCACTACGTAACCCAGTTGGAG AAATCCCTGTGCCCCAAGGAGAGCGCCTCCACCCAGGGCTGCAGCCGAAAGCAGATTCGCTCCCACCCGTCCAAGCTGGAG ATCAACTGCATCCCAAAGGACCTCGAACAGAGCGAGACGAAGCCCGCTTGCACCCCTCGCCGGGATAACCTAAAC GCAGACCTCACCCCCATCGATCACGTCGGGAGGAGGCCCTTCCACATAAACACCACCTGCAGGAATAAGCAGTGCTCCGTTGCCTTTGACA gcgcCAGAGAGCCGTCGCCGTTCAGGCCAGGGAAGCGAATCGGGTACCTCCCCGCCAAGAGGGAGCACTCGGTCGTTTTGTGTTGA
- a CDS encoding hypothetical protein, conserved (encoded by transcript PVX_096240A), producing the protein MFHLIVYTQEHCSHVNSHLTLFENVYDRNGNKISKHGDPPAGEKKGDTNDDTATQNNVNDERALLKQKPSQEGGGGPKVQHYTSSFLQLYVNDEKNFDLYLIEEEDNGDGGATSVAASGGGAEDAEAVEVVEAAEAAETAETAETAEAAETAETAEAAETAETAEAAETAEAAEAESEDTRKNQTNSKKGGDKRERGASAKWPKEGTNQKDAQPHEDDKSRRVNLPLHRSHMLFILSLPTHFPFDRLYRLISAYADFIVQVKVFHVRGNICFLDEEESPPGGAAKVESPPGEQSDEGNRRSECNRHSEGNRRSECNRHSEGNRRSECNRRSEDNPHGECPSTPGVEQTAVYQRIHSVVKRRLKKKKKMKSYSVLIFFKTQIYADMFYSEYHCTGLDHLVESHQVEWHNVVDVQGEKGYPDWYVYCAFVSLVYYIVDGEVGTRPVEAEALPQVEESLRRSEGKVSELKKGSKETHGGGNQLPSSSGSNPFDINHFESFQKSVITDGNTCISTCPLCMELLCEEICFTLTRSKKWSERKRGKASKLRGYLNLSCNVCSLIFLYDSVSRLLGGGALGGAQEGKQTGKQTGVTHSIDNCARDGPGRLGRLVGSLKCRHCSNVDDVWLCLTCANIGCGRYQKSHAKMHSNRYNHHYCLNLKTKKVWNYMREAFIEDKVEDDQSELASAWRGGSGPTGGGFYSSAFHPCVGAAPPGRGDFVEDEYDLCCGDEHPLHPTHDGRICDKIYEIFTDDAYVSDGLKNELLYSLYSLLSHQSNVYNNSLIELQCSYMNRVDVESRDVQSVRDAVDQVESQNREMEGFLRKAESSIRAKNNERAQLQEKIRFLTELNGNIVSQRRGVSGGDDRDDDSRKIKRLDETIRALQAQVDELLRGLSGGG; encoded by the coding sequence ATGTTTCACCTAATCGTTTACACACAAGAGCACTGCAGCCATGTTAACAGCCATCTAACCCTGTTCGAAAATGTGTACGACCgaaatggaaacaaaatCTCCAAGCATGGGGATCCCCCGGCcggggagaagaagggggaCACGAATGATGATACAGCGACACAGAACAACGTGAACGACGAGAGGGCTCTCCTCAAGCAGAAGCCCtcgcaggagggggggggcggcccaAAGGTGCAGCATTATACGTCCTCCTTTCTGCAGCTCTACGTAAATGATGAGAAGAATTTCGACTTGTACTTAatagaggaggaggacaacGGTGATGGAGGAGCGACGTCCGTTGCAGCGTCGGGGGGGGGCGCGGAAGATGCTGAAGCTGTGGAAGTTGTGGAAGCCGCCGAAGCTGCAGAAACCGCCGAAACCGCCGAAACCGCCGAAGCCGCCGAAACCGCCGAAACCGCCGAAGCCGCCGAAACCGCCGAAACCGCCGAAGCCGCCGAAACCGCCGAAGCCGCCGAAGCGGAGAGTGAAGATACACGGAAGAATCAAACGAatagcaaaaaggggggagacaaACGGGAAAGAGGCGCCTCAGCGAAATGGCCAAAGGAAGGAACTAACCAGAAGGATGCTCAGCCGCACGAAGATGACAAAAGCAGGAGAGTGAACCTCCCCCTGCACCGATCCCACATGCTGTTTATCCTCTCCCTCCCGACGCACTTCCCCTTCGACCGCCTCTACCGCTTGATCAGTGCCTACGCGGACTTCATCGTGCAGGTTAAGGTCTTCCATGTGCGAGGTAACATCTGCTTTTTggatgaagaggagagccccccggggggggcagcaaaagtGGAGAGTCCCCCGGGGGAGCAATCGGACGAGGGCAACCGGCGTAGTGAATGCAACCGGCATAGTGAAGGCAACCGGCGTAGTGAATGCAACCGGCATAGTGAAGGCAACCGTCGTAGTGAATGCAACCGGCGTAGCGAGGACAACCCGCATGGTGAATGCCCCTCCACCCCGGGAGTAGAACAAACGGCCGTGTACCAAAGAATCCACAGCGTGGTGAAGAGgaggctaaaaaaaaaaaaaaaaatgaaaagctatTCGgtgcttatattttttaaaacccaAATTTACGCAGACATGTTTTACAGTGAGTATCACTGCACAGGGCTGGACCACTTGGTGGAGAGTCATCAAGTCGAATGGCACAACGTGGTGGACGTGCAGGGAGAGAAGGGGTACCCCGATTGGTATGTCTACTGTGCGTTTGTCAGCCTAGTGTACTACATTGTGGATGGAGAGGTGGGGACTCGTCCGGTGGAAGCGGAGGCGTTGCCCCAAGTGGAGGAGTCTCTTCGGCGAAGCGAGGGGAAGGTTAGTGAGCTCAAGAAGGGGTCGAAGGAGacacacgggggggggaatcaGCTCCCCTCCTCTAGTGGAAGCAACCCATTCGATATAAACCACTTTGAGAGCTTCCAAAAGAGTGTAATCACCGATGGGAACACGTGCATTTCTACGTGCCCGCTTTGCATGGAGCTGCTGTGCGAGGAGATCTGCTTCACACTGAcgaggagcaaaaaatggagcgagcggaaaagggggaaggccaGCAAGCTGCGCGGTTACCTAAACCTCTCTTGCAACGTCTGCTCGCTGATTTTTCTCTACGACTCGGTGTCGAGgctgctgggggggggagcgctcGGAGGGGCgcaggaggggaagcagACGGGGAAGCAGACGGGTGTGACGCACTCGATAGACAATTGCGCGCGAGACGGCCCGGGCAGGCTGGGCCGCCTTGTGGGCAGCCTCAAGTGCAGGCACTGCAGCAACGTGGACGATGTGTGGCTGTGCCTCACCTGCGCGAACATCGGCTGCGGCAGGTACCAGAAGAGCCACGCCAAGATGCACAGCAATAGGTATAATCACCACTACTGCCTGAACCTGAAAACCAAGAAGGTGTGGAACTACATGCGGGAGGCTTTTATTGAGGATAAGGTGGAAGATGACCAGAGTGAGTTGGCGAGTGCCTGGCGTGGGGGCAGTGGTCCGACCGGCGGGGGGTTCTATAGTAGTGCCTTCCACCCCTGTGTAGGTGCGGCCCCCCCAGGAAGGGGCGATTTCGTGGAGGACGAATACGACCTTTGCTGCGGCGACGAGCACCCCCTTCACCCCACCCACGACGGGCGCATTTGTGACAAAATCTACGAGATCTTTACGGACGACGCCTACGTGAGCGACGGGCTGAAGAACGAGCTGCTATACAGCCTGTACTCCCTGCTGTCCCACCAGTCTAACGTTTATAACAATAGCCTGATCGAGCTGCAGTGCAGCTACATGAATAGGGTCGACGTGGAGAGTAGGGACGTGCAGAGCGTGCGAGATGCGGTTGACCAGGTGGAGAGCCAAAACAGGGAAATGGAGGGCTTCCTCCGAAAGGCGGAGTCGTCCATCAGGGCGAAGAACAACGAGCGCGCGCAGCTCCAGGAGAAGATCCGCTTCCTCACGGAGCTCAACGGCAACATCGTTTCGCAGCGCCGCGGAGTTAGCGGCGGTGACGATCGCGATGACGACTCGAGGAAGATAAAGCGGCTGGACGAGACGATCCGCGCGCTGCAGGCCCAGGTGGACGAGCTGCTGCgcgggttaagcggtggtGGTTAG
- a CDS encoding hypothetical protein, conserved (encoded by transcript PVX_096205A) → MANSKFAYVKQLEEERRVLPCCYFAVRIDGGGFKAFTKTHGYTKPNDVRGVHLMNACAKEVMLKFDEIDLAYGHSDEYSFLFRRKTKLWNRRHDKILTNIVSCFAASFPFHWSEFFPEQKLLYVPCFDGRIVLLPTEREAKDYFRWRQVDCHINTQYNECFWNLVMRGGYSHQQAYNTLMTTQKREKNELLFSRFGINYNEVPEIFRRGSILMRGEQSWKGGSKVVSGGGEASPQGEAEMPPQDDAMVSPQDEAEMPPLNEAEMPPQDEAEMPPQDEAEMPPQDEAEMPPQGEAEMPPQGEAEMPPQGEAEMPPQDEAEMPPLDQPISAAAPPRKPNREAKLTLSHENLVSDHFWEKYHRLLGQ, encoded by the coding sequence ATGGCGAACAGCAAATTCGCGTACGTGAAGCAgctggaggaggagaggCGGGTGCTGCCCTGCTGCTACTTCGCGGTGCGGATAGACGGCGGCGGCTTCAAGGCGTTTACAAAGACACACGGGTACACGAAGCCAAATGACGTGCGCGGGGTGCACCTAATGAACGCATGCGCAAAGGAAGTGATGCTCAAATTTGACGAAATTGATTTGGCATACGGACACTCAGACGAATAcagtttcctttttcgaagaaaaacaaaactgtGGAATAGGAGACATGATAAAATACTAACCAACATCGTCTCCTGTTTTGCAGCatcctttccttttcactgGAGTGAGTTTTTCCCCGAGCAGAAGCTACTCTACGTGCCCTGTTTCGATGGGAGGATTGTCCTGCTCCCAACagaaagggaagcaaagGATTATTTCCGCTGGAGACAAGTCGACTGCCATATTAACACTCAGTATAATGAGTGCTTCTGGAATTTGGTTATGAGGGGGGGGTATTCCCACCAGCAGGCCTATAACACCTTGATGACTACCcagaagagggaaaaaaatgagttgcTCTTCTCTCGGTTTGGCATAAACTACAATGAGGTGCCGGAGATTTTCAGGCGGGGCTCCATCCTGATGAGGGGGGAGCAAAGTTGGAAGGGGGGTTCCAAGGTGGTAAGTGGAGGGGGTGAGGCATCTCCCCAAGGCGAAGCGGAGATGCCGCCCCAGGACGATGCGATGGTATCACCCCAGGACGAAGCGGAGATGCCGCCCCTAAACGAAGCGGAGATGCCGCCCCAAGACGAAGCGGAGATGCCGCCCCAAGACGAAGCGGAGATGCCGCCCCAAGACGAAGCGGAGATGCCGCCCCAAGGCGAAGCGGAGATGCCGCCCCAAGGCGAAGCGGAGATGCCGCCCCAAGGCGAAGCGGAGATGCCGCCCCAAGACGAAGCGGAGATGCCGCCCCTAGACCAACCAATCAGCGCAgccgcccccccgcgcaAACCCAACAGAGAGGCGAAGCTCACCCTCTCGCACGAGAACCTCGTGAGCGACCACTTCTGGGAGAAGTACCACCGGCTGCTTGGGCAGTGA
- a CDS encoding hypothetical protein, conserved (encoded by transcript PVX_096220A) yields the protein MSKAVYAKIWMSTRFFNLRRRYGCIQVCGRLSPWLCVWSFYCVSLVFPALSNENKKMLTFGLWKENDVGYNKCAPPPYE from the exons ATGTCGAAGGCCGTTTACGCGAAGATCTGGATGAGCACGAGGTTCTTTAACCTCCGAAGGAGATACGGCTGCATCCAAGTTTG cggaCGCCTGAGCCCCTGGCTGTGTGTCTGGTCCTTCTACTGCGTCTCGCTCGTCTTCCCAGCCCTAAGCAACGAAAACAAGAAGATGTTAACCTTCGGGCTTTGGAAGGAGAATGACGTCGGCTACAACAAGTGCGCGCCCCCCCCGTACGAGTGA
- a CDS encoding hypothetical protein, conserved (encoded by transcript PVX_096225A), translating to MAAGAPGGEGLLVLREVTPQAVEEERIAVDVEGAIGKAANRKLLGRLKKKVREEVLQRKRIDYLPVGANELPRNLPKTKKIKNKKIKQKLSRDVRLAILSSKKLLANRRFKPVEEGFIRPTPGLAALAASAGSAVLAESPPGGPLTEGEYPTADTLSGRPLLTQKELYARADVGTKKKVLDLRLNLGPYRCSYSRNGKYLLATGEKGHITLVDTHNLEPLCELEVEESVRCSTILHNHKLFAVGQKKYTYIYDNTGMEINCIKDIPYTYQLEFLPFHFLLTSIGEFGELVYQDISMGSIITRKRTKRGPCKVMKQNKQDATIYLGHQNGHVTVWTPNIDKPVCDLYCHATPISAVAIHKNYLITSSVDCTYKLWDMRKLQLMEDARSHNVINQMEISTTGLVAMAINSHFRTYANFFTKSQLYLTHNMHGDRINSLSFQPFEDICCVGARHSIKSLLIPGAGLANIDTYVNNPYETKKQVRENEVRSLLDKLPPDTITFGEGQLGRVSPFASSPAHGQGATRQGATHRGNGAGGGGGEAGGDGHRRPSSNKHPRGNAMQGKHQVGDSSDGSSPDEASGGRTRASGGAPQERTTAPPAGKKKKKSRKKKNKNKSNSFLNSNVPKHLRKSAKDRAAERAAGVGAAV from the coding sequence ATGGCTGCCGGCGCGCCGGGCGGCGAGGGGCTGCTCGTCCTGCGCGAGGTGACGCCCCAGGCGGTGGAAGAGGAGCGCATAGCCGTCGACGTGGAGGGGGCAATCGGTAAAGCGGCCAACCGCAAACTGCTGGGCaggctgaagaagaaggtcCGAGAGGAGGTCCTGCAGAGGAAGCGAATCGACTACCTGCCGGTGGGCGCAAACGAGCTGCCCCGGAATTTAccgaaaacgaaaaaaataaaaaataaaaagataaagcaGAAGCTGAGCAGGGACGTCCGGCTGGCCATCCTGTCCTCCAAGAAGCTGCTGGCGAATAGGAGGTTTAAGCCGGTGGAGGAGGGGTTCATTCGGCCGACCCccgggttagcggcgttagcggcaTCGGCGGGATCAGCGGTATTGGCGGAATCCCCTCCAGGTGGGCCGCTCACCGAGGGGGAATACCCCACTGCTGACACCCTTTCAGGACGCCCCCTGCTGACGCAGAAGGAGCTGTACGCCCGCGCGGACGTGGGCACCAAAAAGAAGGTGCTGGACCTGAGACTGAACCTGGGTCCCTACCGCTGCAGCTACTCGAGGAATGGAAAGTACCTCCTCGCGACGGGCGAAAAGGGGCACATCACTCTGGTAGATACACACAACTTAGAACCCCTCTGCGAATTAGAAGTGGAAGAATCTGTCAGATGCAGCACCATCCTGCACAACCACAAGCTGTTTGCAGTGGGGCAGAAGAAATACACCTATATTTACGATAATACAGGGATGGAAATCAACTGCATAAAGGATATCCCCTACACCTACCAACTGGAATTCCTCCCGTTTCATTTCTTATTAACGTCCATTGGAGAGTTTGGAGAGCTGGTCTATCAAGACATATCAATGGGGAGCATCATTACGAGGAAGAGAACGAAAAGGGGTCCCTGCAAAGTGATGAAGCAGAACAAGCAGGATGCAACAATCTACTTGGGCCATCAAAACGGGCATGTAACTGTATGGACCCCAAATATAGACAAACCAGTGTGCGACCTGTACTGCCATGCCACTCCCATTTCGGCTGTGGCCATTCATAAGAACTACCTCATCACTTCCTCTGTTGACTGTACCTACAAACTGTGGGACATGCGGAAATTGCAATTAATGGAAGATGCGCGATCCCATAATGTCATCAACCAAATGGAGATTAGCACCACAGGGCTTGTTGCAATGGCCATAAACAGCCACTTTAGGACTTACGCAAATTTCTTTACCAAATCGCAACTGTACCTCACACACAACATGCACGGGGATAGAATCAACTCCCTATCCTTTCAACCGTTTGAGGATATATGCTGCGTGGGTGCACGCCACTCCATCAAGTCGCTCCTCATTCCAGGGGCAGGACTAGCCAATATAGACACTTATGTTAATAACCCCTACGAGACGAAGAAGCAGGTGCGCGAAAATGAAGTCAGGTCCCTCCTCGATAAGCTGCCCCCGGACACCATCACCTTTGGGGAGGGCCAACTCGGCAGGGTTAGCCCCTTCGCGTCCAGCCCGGCGCACGGGCAGGGGGCCACTCGCCAGGGAGCCACTCACCGCGGCAATGGTGCTGGCggtggagggggagaagcaggaggTGACGGGCATCGCCGTCCGTCGAGCAATAAACACCCCCGGGGCAATGCCATGCAGGGCAAACACCAGGTGGGGGACTCATCAGACGGTTCCTCTCCCGATGAGGCCAGCGGGGGACGCACGCGCGCAAGTGGGGGAGCTCCCCAGGAGAGGACGACAGCACCCCCTgcagggaagaagaaaaagaaaagcaggaaaaaaaaaaataaaaataaaagtaactCCTTTTTAAACTCGAACGTGCCCAAGCATTTGCGCAAGAGCGCCAAGGATAGAGCGGCCGAGCGGGCGGCAGGAGTGGGAGCGGCGGTTTAA
- a CDS encoding hypothetical protein, conserved (encoded by transcript PVX_096230A), producing the protein MTTAHRPTWYNAIGGENQGGNRKVSQTAKVCSRDLPGHTKMKTRDLSDYVEDKEVIRNNLIQLEGEAAEKDNSHRLLAIENIKKLTNHDYTNPFPEDEDDEVEEEWKSRRRKGGGKAKRKGKSKKDSEEGSQEEGCRPGGISDGSSDDQSDNSAGDSAGHSSDDASDDSSANQSEDEEEKELLRELENLKREKMEKERQEKLAQERLQSKKNNVLTNNPLINLEDNNSDNEEGEGEGEGASRKRKWTEEAIFRNTCEKKEKRSTFINDTVRTAFHKKFLFKYIH; encoded by the exons ATGACGACCGCACACAGACCCACGTGGTACAACGCcatcgggggggaaaaccagG GTGGCAACCGCAAGGTGAGCCAAACGGCCAAGGTCTGCAGCAGGGACCTGCCGGGGCACACCAAAATGAAGACCAGGGACCTGAGCGACTACGTGGAGGATAAGGAAGTGATCAGGAACAACCTCATTCAGCTCGAAGGCGAAGCCGCCGAGAAGGATAACAGCCACAGGCTGCTGGCCATCGAGAATATAAAGAAGCTCACCAACCATGACTACACCAACCCGTTTCCGGAGGATGAGGATGacgaggtggaggaggagtgGAAGTCTCGCAGgcgcaaggggggggggaaggccaAGCGGAAGGGTAAATCGAAGAAAGACTCGGAGGAAGGCAGCCAAGAGGAGGGTTGTCGGCCAGGCGGCATTTCAGATGGTTCGTCTGACGATCAGTCGGATAATTCCGCTGGCGATTCCGCTGGTCACTCCTCTGATGATGCTTCTGATGACTCCTCCGCTAACCAGTCggaggacgaggaggagaaggaactCCTGAGGGAGCTGGAAAACCTAAAGCGagagaaaatggaaaaggagcGACAGGAGAAGCTGGCGCAGGAACGCCTGCAAAGCAAAAAGAACAATGTGCTCACCAACAACCCGCTCATAAATCTGGAGGATAATAACAGCGACAATGAGGAGGGCGAGGGCGAGGGCGAGGGCGCGAGCAGGAAGCGAAAGTGGACGGAGGAGGCCATCTTCCGAAACACCTgcgagaagaaggagaaaaggagCACCTTCATCAACGACACTGTGCGCACGGCCTTCCACAAGAAGTTCCTCTTTAAGTACATCCactga